A region of the Cupriavidus taiwanensis genome:
TAGCGCTTTTCCAAATAGTTCCACACCGCTCCCGGCCAAGCTGGTCAACGCACCGACGAGTTGAAGCTGCCTCTGCCCCATCGTTCCCTTCTTGGCATCAGGCATATCCGCGAACGCCTGCCAGACGTTCCAACCATCCAGAATCATCCCAGCCGCACCCAGGCCGATATCTAACTTGATCCCGTTTGCGGTCCGGCTGCGCAGCACAGATCTTAGCTGATCCTCTTTCAATAGCACGTTATCCAGCTCATCCAAGCTGGTACCGTTGAATATGCGTTTACTCTCTTCATCCCAGAAGACTGTCCAGTAGAACACGCGCCTGCCCCTAGCATTCCTCGCACCGGGGGCACGAGCTCGAGCGCCGGATCGCTCAGACAGTTCCACCCTAACGTGACGGTCCACCTGCCTCCGTAAGGCCTCACGGTCGACATTTGGACTCACTCGCGCCAACTCGTCAACGATGATGTGGGCAAGCTCTGCCTCCGATGCCCGAATCTTTAGTCGGTTTAGCGGTTTATTGGCGAGCAAACCGAGAAACGCCATCTGGCGATAGCGAACCGCAAGACTAACCGCTGCATCTCCAGCTTTTCCAGCGACTGCCCGACCGGAGCGCCCAAGCAAGGTGACGATAGGCCCTGCCACGCTGTAAGCCAAGCGCGCGACGCTTGTAAAGGCCCCCGCCAATTCATTCGCATGCCCCTTTTCCAGGACGTGGGCAAAGGCCTTGAATACATTGCTCCAAGCTCCAGGATTGCCAACTTCTAACTCTGCAGTCGCCGCCTTCTCCAATTTCTTAGCCGCCTCGGAGTTGTCAAGCACAAGTGCCCTCAGAACCGTGTTCTTGCGCTCCGTAAAGGCACCCTGCAGTTCCTTGAGAAGGATGTCAGATACCGGCTCAAGTCCAACAATGTCGTACAAGCAAGCCATGACCAGGCTGGTCATGGCTTCGCCACTCTTGATATCGGTATCATCGTGGTTGCAGGCCATTGCCTCACGATATGGTGTTCCTCCGTACCATGTCACAAAGCTCCGCGCGAGCGGCGCCAGTGTGTTCTTGGCGTACGCGTTCATATCGCGCTCGAGCTCCTTATCGAAGGCTTCCCGGTTAGGCTCGCTGTAATCGTTCAGATACTCCTTCCAAGCATTTCTGCGAGCGCGCCTCTCTTCATCCGGCGTCAGTGCCATCAGTCCATTCTGCGCCCATACCTTTTCCTCCAGGTCTGGGTCATAGGGAGTCGCAACCGGCATTCCATCGGCGTACGTGTAGACGGCAACGCTAGAAGTGTTTCGTTTGACTTGGAGCGCTTCCTGCACGGCCTGCTCTTCAATGGCATGGCGCATGCCCACGATGGTCGTGGATGTGGCGTGTTTCCAGTCTCGGCCCTTGTCGCGTTCGAATATTTCGACGCGCAAGCGCAGCAATTGAGCGGCCTCCAAAGCCAATCCGACTGGGTCGTCAACTGCCAACATTGGGGCAACCATTCCCATGCGCTTTGCTTGCGAGTTTGCCCAGTTGACAAGACCGGGCAGCTGTT
Encoded here:
- a CDS encoding T6SS effector BTH_I2691 family protein, which encodes MTQSGTTPKNNKAGCPFCLKKGLPILPVRYAIARDDIGKGKPAPRLAGPFGHGVQENELPAGQHYTLRLMRPGYLYVCNEKRGSWDAYVVTEKGYLYPFATEIKHSVLEKMDTNKVQTIDALLQPPKEAIEFSCQREPDHPYLARCIMVPDASSAERIWIGFSDTPWTKRVWKAHTDARERARHMRELRLDLWKGGRHRHVDSLEKLGGHLSEGGYTIKETRPEAGKRGTYPSEMAGQPSAFSHSPQAFYGLSEQLPGLVNWANSQAKRMGMVAPMLAVDDPVGLALEAAQLLRLRVEIFERDKGRDWKHATSTTIVGMRHAIEEQAVQEALQVKRNTSSVAVYTYADGMPVATPYDPDLEEKVWAQNGLMALTPDEERRARRNAWKEYLNDYSEPNREAFDKELERDMNAYAKNTLAPLARSFVTWYGGTPYREAMACNHDDTDIKSGEAMTSLVMACLYDIVGLEPVSDILLKELQGAFTERKNTVLRALVLDNSEAAKKLEKAATAELEVGNPGAWSNVFKAFAHVLEKGHANELAGAFTSVARLAYSVAGPIVTLLGRSGRAVAGKAGDAAVSLAVRYRQMAFLGLLANKPLNRLKIRASEAELAHIIVDELARVSPNVDREALRRQVDRHVRVELSERSGARARAPGARNARGRRVFYWTVFWDEESKRIFNGTSLDELDNVLLKEDQLRSVLRSRTANGIKLDIGLGAAGMILDGWNVWQAFADMPDAKKGTMGQRQLQLVGALTSLAGSGVELFGKALERTRWGKTALVSPFRVFLTQVPTRGALVAFFGKCIGTVGSFLGAALDAWKGWQAVMRGDVPMAVLYISSALAGGIIAGLMLFGLLSAGLGFLLLLALALLSMLGEWLINVIRDNKVEIWLDKSPFGRHGHGRFKHLKEQESAYEAMMKA